In a single window of the Paenibacillus sp. MMS20-IR301 genome:
- a CDS encoding VWA domain-containing protein has product MQRKINLLLLLFSLLGGGIAFVLGELLLDREAYNLPMIVLVGIYFAIVALGVGAGSLAAETISPKLNGQSWKLRYLGTSWKMLPLAVVLLFGLGTLTEFLYELNFGGIRPVKNVVMVIDNSGSMLESDPNNSRYEAARSLVQQLDEDNKVAVVTFDHDASVVQPLIPLSKAANREQVSSVISSLQTTEGGTNISGALTEAMTVISTDGANRGAMVILLSDGISEFNTATELTEYVDRGIAVNTIGLALDDPSGSSLLQDIAGRTGGQYYDVADAGRLGEVFQQIYDRLGDRTLLTERSDATAGSPYYAVVRILALILIGTALGLGLGIVFDNRHLARSFSFGGALSGLGAGLILEFGLRGDTVTDPMIRLLAVLVLVAILTLFTYIVPVGEGTLSRRGRSAGASSRGADSINSPRRNRGSKGF; this is encoded by the coding sequence ATGCAGCGAAAAATCAATCTGCTCCTGCTCCTCTTCAGTCTGCTTGGCGGAGGAATAGCCTTTGTGCTTGGCGAGCTGCTGCTGGACCGAGAGGCGTATAATCTGCCGATGATTGTGCTGGTCGGCATTTATTTCGCTATAGTGGCGCTTGGCGTCGGAGCAGGCAGCCTGGCAGCGGAGACGATCTCGCCCAAGCTGAACGGCCAGTCCTGGAAGCTGCGTTATCTCGGCACTTCATGGAAGATGCTCCCGCTGGCTGTAGTCTTATTATTTGGCCTCGGCACATTGACCGAATTCCTGTATGAGCTGAATTTCGGCGGCATAAGGCCGGTCAAAAATGTCGTAATGGTTATAGACAATTCCGGCAGTATGCTGGAAAGTGATCCTAATAACAGCCGTTATGAAGCAGCCCGCTCGCTGGTGCAGCAGCTGGATGAAGATAACAAGGTGGCTGTGGTTACTTTCGACCATGATGCTTCCGTGGTTCAGCCTCTGATCCCGCTCTCAAAGGCGGCGAACCGTGAGCAGGTGTCGTCCGTGATCAGCAGTCTGCAGACTACAGAGGGCGGAACCAATATCAGCGGTGCGCTTACTGAAGCAATGACTGTGATCAGCACTGACGGGGCGAACCGGGGAGCGATGGTCATCCTGCTGTCGGACGGCATAAGCGAATTCAACACCGCAACAGAATTGACGGAATATGTGGACCGGGGCATCGCGGTGAATACCATCGGGCTTGCGCTGGATGATCCGTCCGGCTCCAGTCTGCTCCAGGATATCGCCGGCCGAACCGGCGGACAGTATTATGATGTGGCGGATGCGGGCCGGCTGGGCGAGGTATTCCAGCAAATCTATGACCGGCTGGGCGACCGGACACTGCTGACGGAGCGCAGTGATGCGACAGCAGGCAGCCCTTACTATGCGGTAGTCCGCATTCTTGCCCTGATCCTGATCGGTACTGCACTTGGCCTCGGGCTGGGTATTGTGTTCGATAACCGCCATCTGGCCCGCAGCTTCAGCTTCGGCGGAGCGTTGTCCGGCCTTGGCGCCGGACTGATCCTGGAATTCGGGCTGCGCGGAGATACCGTCACAGACCCGATGATCCGCCTGCTGGCAGTGCTTGTGCTGGTTGCTATTCTTACATTGTTCACTTATATAGTGCCTGTAGGTGAAGGAACCCTGTCCCGCAGGGGGAGATCAGCCGGGGCTTCGTCCCGGGGGGCAGACAGCATCAATTCACCGCGCCGGAACCGCGGGAGTAAGGGATTCTAG
- a CDS encoding transcription initiation factor TFIID — protein MIKDQALHYADQYAAQEEAQLSKGDGRSSIHYPALFLFLGDKVAPAIGPVLDRCERKWDNAGGVMALYAGSGPVNSQEKDGIKGRIGSGNGVKERVMSMNLPETAGRDLRSVRRGIYREFQEDSRCLAGMNRTLRQLSNAIADYGRLYSSFDVIHLSVITRVDDPLNVLLPEVTLLARAILSQSFKSVQTDLYALINEREQGDNFGYSSSVGLAFLRELDGMQAADYTLSAKLLVTEEGLSIPVSHGPSALFDLVYLLSDKNERGLMSARGMDDNYEIIAHMSLLKNRVRPAADQSSGHGGYNNMTFKSGIRGSTGRQGYASAGFSAVRRPNRQIALAVLAHALQYLSAKLRAGNTRSLKERQALLGLGADALRARAAELLPDEAGLSEMTGLMSHGRPSYSELRALSLREAEELLFGEGGQAYFRSNFAEVSARRTAAVEPAREWAGVLANVEKGNPPITFYQLAEWTSGQAGEGGSVLQALRQHMGGLRSALLAAQEELERLYAESVERQPFQRVPLLDKRTVRNFIQYLFTAVYGKKYEILLLESELALCHRYDAALEQLHAESTAKVRTMAALEEELHSLALASIGRSQETVDQNIMEYYRNVTDEVMKDIETRRGGDIFFSERFMGSLSELLRQGAPAVAARLIEVCRREVLSAPPFALPFEEELLRRANVAAAYENRGIVSKEELFKQLYRSLEEEAAMNVRLFEYTQEHRHEEKYFFGDSASEFLRYAFSVDETTRIYRLGFVHEQRRSGVEKLNLMGGFHLEDLLYYRNGKVYYETYAGNGYSLHGLEEDQLPVMR, from the coding sequence ATGATCAAAGATCAGGCCTTACATTATGCGGATCAGTATGCCGCGCAGGAGGAAGCGCAGCTTAGCAAGGGGGATGGACGCAGCAGCATCCATTACCCTGCGCTGTTCCTGTTCCTGGGCGACAAAGTAGCCCCGGCCATCGGCCCTGTGCTGGATCGTTGCGAGCGGAAATGGGATAATGCTGGCGGCGTGATGGCGCTATATGCAGGTTCAGGGCCTGTAAACAGCCAGGAGAAGGACGGAATCAAGGGAAGGATCGGAAGTGGGAACGGCGTCAAAGAACGCGTCATGAGCATGAATCTGCCGGAGACGGCTGGGCGTGATTTGCGCAGCGTCCGGCGCGGGATTTACCGTGAATTTCAGGAAGACAGCCGCTGCTTAGCCGGAATGAACCGGACGCTGCGGCAGTTAAGCAACGCCATTGCGGACTATGGGCGGCTGTATTCCTCGTTTGACGTCATCCATCTGTCTGTCATCACGCGGGTCGATGATCCGCTTAATGTGCTGCTGCCGGAAGTTACTCTGCTGGCCCGCGCGATTCTCAGCCAGTCCTTCAAATCAGTGCAGACCGATCTGTATGCGCTGATCAACGAGCGGGAGCAAGGGGATAACTTCGGTTATTCCAGCTCGGTCGGGCTGGCTTTTCTGCGTGAGCTGGACGGGATGCAGGCGGCGGACTACACATTAAGCGCCAAGCTGCTCGTGACGGAGGAAGGCTTGTCCATTCCTGTATCGCACGGGCCATCCGCATTGTTCGACCTCGTCTATCTGCTCTCTGACAAAAATGAGCGCGGGCTGATGTCTGCCCGCGGGATGGACGACAATTACGAAATTATTGCTCATATGAGCCTGTTGAAGAACCGCGTCCGGCCTGCGGCTGATCAGTCTTCCGGCCATGGCGGCTACAATAATATGACCTTCAAGAGCGGGATCCGCGGCAGCACCGGCAGGCAGGGCTACGCTTCCGCCGGCTTCTCGGCGGTGCGCAGGCCGAACCGGCAGATTGCCCTCGCGGTCCTCGCACATGCACTGCAATACCTGTCCGCGAAGCTGCGTGCGGGGAATACCCGCAGCCTCAAGGAGCGGCAGGCGCTGCTTGGTCTTGGCGCGGATGCCCTGCGCGCCCGTGCAGCAGAGCTGCTGCCGGATGAAGCCGGTCTATCGGAGATGACCGGGCTGATGAGCCATGGCCGCCCGTCTTACTCGGAGCTCAGAGCGCTGTCGCTGCGCGAAGCGGAGGAGCTGCTCTTCGGCGAAGGCGGGCAGGCTTATTTCCGCAGCAACTTTGCGGAGGTGTCCGCAAGGCGGACTGCGGCCGTAGAACCGGCCCGGGAGTGGGCCGGGGTGCTCGCGAACGTAGAGAAGGGGAATCCGCCGATTACGTTCTACCAGCTGGCAGAGTGGACCTCCGGCCAGGCCGGCGAAGGCGGCAGTGTGCTGCAGGCACTGCGCCAGCACATGGGCGGCTTGCGTTCTGCACTGCTCGCTGCGCAGGAGGAGCTGGAGCGGCTCTATGCGGAGAGCGTGGAGCGCCAGCCGTTCCAGCGGGTGCCGCTGCTGGATAAACGGACTGTGCGTAATTTCATCCAGTATTTGTTCACAGCCGTATACGGCAAGAAATATGAGATTCTGCTGCTGGAGAGCGAGCTTGCGCTCTGCCACCGTTACGATGCTGCCCTGGAGCAGCTGCATGCCGAGAGCACAGCCAAGGTGCGGACCATGGCGGCGCTGGAGGAGGAGCTGCACAGCCTGGCGCTGGCCAGCATCGGGCGCAGCCAGGAAACGGTAGACCAGAATATTATGGAATACTACCGTAATGTGACAGATGAGGTTATGAAGGATATCGAGACGCGGCGGGGCGGGGATATCTTCTTCAGTGAACGGTTCATGGGCAGCCTCTCGGAGCTGCTGCGCCAAGGTGCGCCGGCTGTCGCGGCCCGGCTGATTGAAGTCTGCCGCCGCGAGGTGCTGAGCGCACCGCCGTTTGCGCTTCCCTTCGAGGAAGAGCTGCTGCGGCGTGCCAATGTCGCGGCGGCTTACGAGAACCGGGGGATTGTCTCCAAGGAGGAGCTGTTCAAGCAGCTCTACCGGAGCCTGGAGGAGGAGGCGGCGATGAATGTCCGCCTGTTCGAATATACGCAGGAGCACCGGCATGAGGAGAAGTACTTCTTCGGCGACAGTGCTTCCGAATTTCTGCGGTATGCCTTCAGTGTTGACGAGACCACCCGGATCTACCGGCTGGGCTTCGTGCATGAGCAGCGGCGGAGCGGGGTAGAGAAGCTGAATCTGATGGGCGGCTTCCATCTGGAGGATCTGCTCTATTACCGCAACGGCAAGGTCTATTATGAGACTTATGCGGGCAACGGCTATTCGCTGCATGGCCTGGAGGAAGATCAGCTGCCGGTGATGAGATAG
- a CDS encoding energy-coupling factor transporter transmembrane component T: MSSGFRSMHPAVALLYYAGLLLFALLVFHPLFLVTEIAGLLVLLLLQGQGKLLRRGLPFMLLMAGSVALLNPLFSHRGAHILFYWLDQPVTLEAVLYGLMMMAVLLTVFIWFISYNYTVTTDKFMYLFAAAAPGTALLTLMTLRFVPLFQRRLRQITLVQRLRGVDVRTGSVRKRMKDGMTLLKVLLTWSLEEALQTGDSMTARGYGTAKRSTYSIYKLDLQDKLVLVLLSVSGAAVLLGWLTGYGQFEIYPRMNKLEFGWQEAVMYGSFCLFVLLPAVIEGKENWLWRSSRRNMYPSVIPKKTGTRSMSSRSQ; the protein is encoded by the coding sequence ATGAGCAGCGGCTTCCGGTCCATGCATCCTGCGGTAGCGCTGCTGTATTATGCCGGACTGCTGCTGTTCGCGTTGCTGGTATTTCACCCCTTGTTCCTGGTAACAGAGATAGCCGGCTTGCTGGTGCTTCTCCTGCTGCAGGGCCAGGGGAAGCTGCTGCGGCGCGGCCTGCCATTTATGCTACTGATGGCTGGCTCTGTAGCGCTGCTGAATCCGCTTTTCTCGCACAGGGGGGCGCATATCCTGTTCTACTGGCTGGATCAGCCGGTGACGCTGGAGGCCGTGCTGTACGGGCTTATGATGATGGCGGTACTGCTGACGGTGTTTATCTGGTTTATTTCATATAACTACACGGTAACAACGGATAAGTTCATGTATTTATTCGCTGCTGCCGCACCCGGAACGGCTCTGCTGACGCTGATGACGCTGCGGTTCGTGCCGCTCTTCCAGCGGAGGCTGCGCCAGATCACTCTGGTTCAGCGGCTGCGCGGGGTAGACGTCCGTACGGGAAGCGTGCGTAAGCGGATGAAAGACGGCATGACGCTGCTGAAGGTGCTGCTAACCTGGTCGCTGGAGGAAGCGCTGCAGACGGGGGATTCCATGACAGCCCGCGGCTACGGCACGGCCAAACGCAGCACTTATAGTATTTATAAGCTTGATTTGCAGGATAAGCTTGTCCTTGTCCTGCTGTCAGTGAGCGGTGCAGCTGTACTGCTGGGCTGGCTGACGGGCTACGGGCAGTTCGAAATTTATCCCCGCATGAACAAGCTGGAATTCGGCTGGCAGGAGGCTGTTATGTACGGCAGCTTCTGCCTGTTCGTGCTGCTTCCTGCAGTCATAGAAGGAAAGGAGAACTGGTTATGGAGATCCTCCAGGCGGAACATGTATCCTTCCGTTATCCCGAAGAAGACAGGGACTCGCTCCATGAGCTCTCGTTCACAATAG
- a CDS encoding DUF4430 domain-containing protein encodes MYSLLKAWRRFAPPLLVPAVLLFAALLAGCSAAQPDTAGGVSPPPAASGAAQSPRPEGTAMPSATADSMAAGAEAAPVAAPPSAVPVTGQAPVTSAPGLSAAPAPASSSPSAAPKPAATTKPAAPKPAATIKPAAPEPAANAVTLSITGDKEHGVILAAAAYEIGENESVLELLKRITRKQKIQLEYQGSKSFAYVEGIDNLYEYDYGAESGWMYKVNGEFPSKAAGSWILNPGDTIEWLYTLDLGKDLGAAAP; translated from the coding sequence ATGTATAGTCTGTTAAAAGCCTGGCGGCGCTTCGCCCCGCCGCTGCTTGTCCCGGCAGTGCTGCTATTCGCAGCACTGCTTGCCGGCTGCTCCGCCGCGCAGCCGGACACCGCTGGCGGCGTAAGCCCGCCGCCAGCCGCTTCCGGGGCCGCGCAATCGCCGCGGCCTGAGGGCACTGCCATGCCGTCCGCCACGGCGGATAGCATGGCAGCAGGGGCAGAGGCGGCGCCGGTAGCAGCGCCGCCAAGTGCAGTGCCCGTAACGGGGCAGGCTCCCGTAACGAGTGCACCCGGGCTGTCCGCCGCCCCGGCCCCGGCGTCGAGCAGCCCCTCCGCCGCCCCGAAACCGGCGGCGACCACCAAACCCGCCGCCCCGAAACCGGCGGCAACCATCAAACCCGCCGCCCCAGAACCGGCGGCCAACGCAGTCACGCTCTCCATCACAGGCGACAAGGAGCATGGCGTAATTCTCGCTGCGGCTGCATATGAGATCGGGGAGAATGAGAGTGTGCTGGAGCTGCTGAAGCGGATTACCCGCAAGCAGAAGATTCAGCTGGAATATCAGGGCAGCAAAAGCTTCGCCTATGTTGAAGGCATTGATAATCTGTATGAGTATGATTACGGGGCAGAAAGCGGCTGGATGTACAAGGTGAACGGGGAATTCCCGTCCAAGGCAGCCGGCAGCTGGATCCTTAATCCCGGGGATACGATAGAATGGCTGTATACACTGGATCTGGGCAAGGATCTGGGAGCTGCGGCGCCATGA
- a CDS encoding S-layer homology domain-containing protein produces the protein MKNNLLSKWTRLSLIVIMLFAVLGAAVAPAGQAFAANDAAVDVQAGVTAGNKSTDVSLSSALGSSVTAAVYATAEFVLKNGVQSDWQAIGLAQAGYKVPDSYLKALESKVAAAKGTFNRATDYARITLAVRALGGNPADFAGYNLIEKLYNNDKITGQTLNNAAYVLLALDSGTYTMPDNAKWTPAKLLAEILAKQNTDGGFTLTTGASDPDMTAMVLAVLAGHKNDPAVNTAGQRAAAWLATAQDKNGGYGDSSESVAQAIIGLSSFGIDPAGAAYSKGNVSLVSKLLSFSAAGGGFAHTAGGSYNQLSTEQALEALVAYSLFSSGGKLYDLSNTPVQNPRVNVLVNVEGPNGTLAEASVYAGNVLNALEKAAAEKGVALVNEAGNYVTGIGGVSAGTFGGYDGWMYVVARGGAWIYPSVGMGDFALAENDRVLVYYGGDNTQVVESVTVSPAQPQPGQDITVKVTQKQWVWNNDTFTSDPVTSPAAGVQVTIGGKTAVTDAAGSAVFAGGLAANKYTLTLTGYLKDNTPAVVRYVQPLTVASAAADRAAFADVKSISPWALESVYTAYDRKLMGGISESSLVFAPKQNITRAEFAALLLRLTGNEPSAATSAQSFSDVKADAWYYGAVNKAKELGMISGVTATAFKPDGLVTREDMAVMIMRAFKLDAASAVAGIGKFSDEDQISEYALTAVRTVTGLGLMSGTGGEFKPSAAVTREMAAAVAVRLP, from the coding sequence ATGAAGAACAATTTATTATCTAAATGGACACGGCTGAGTCTGATCGTAATTATGCTGTTTGCAGTTCTGGGAGCGGCCGTAGCTCCGGCGGGACAAGCTTTTGCCGCGAATGATGCTGCTGTTGATGTCCAGGCCGGTGTAACTGCCGGAAATAAGAGTACTGACGTCTCGCTCTCATCCGCTCTAGGCAGCAGTGTAACTGCAGCGGTCTATGCCACTGCTGAGTTTGTGCTGAAGAACGGTGTTCAATCGGACTGGCAGGCAATCGGCCTGGCCCAGGCGGGCTATAAGGTTCCAGACAGCTATCTGAAGGCGCTTGAGAGCAAGGTAGCTGCGGCTAAGGGGACCTTCAACAGAGCTACGGATTATGCGCGGATTACGCTGGCCGTTAGGGCGCTTGGCGGGAATCCGGCTGATTTTGCCGGCTATAACCTGATTGAGAAGCTCTACAATAACGATAAAATTACCGGCCAGACGCTGAATAATGCAGCCTACGTGCTGCTGGCGCTGGATTCCGGAACGTATACAATGCCTGATAACGCCAAGTGGACACCAGCGAAGCTGCTGGCAGAAATTCTGGCCAAGCAGAATACGGACGGCGGCTTCACCCTGACTACAGGTGCAAGCGATCCGGATATGACAGCGATGGTACTTGCAGTGCTGGCGGGTCATAAGAATGATCCGGCAGTAAATACGGCTGGACAACGTGCTGCAGCCTGGCTTGCAACAGCGCAGGACAAGAACGGCGGATACGGGGACAGCAGCGAGAGTGTAGCACAGGCAATCATTGGCCTGTCTTCGTTTGGTATTGACCCTGCAGGAGCAGCGTATTCGAAGGGTAACGTTAGCCTTGTCAGCAAGCTGCTGAGCTTCAGCGCAGCGGGCGGCGGCTTTGCCCATACTGCCGGCGGCAGCTACAATCAGCTGTCTACAGAGCAGGCCCTGGAGGCCCTGGTTGCTTACAGCCTGTTCAGCAGTGGCGGCAAGCTGTACGATCTGAGCAATACACCTGTGCAGAATCCGCGGGTTAACGTATTAGTTAATGTGGAAGGTCCTAATGGAACACTGGCAGAGGCTTCTGTATATGCAGGGAATGTGCTGAATGCGCTGGAGAAGGCGGCAGCGGAGAAGGGCGTAGCTCTGGTGAACGAAGCGGGTAATTATGTGACGGGGATCGGCGGCGTGAGCGCGGGAACTTTTGGCGGCTATGACGGCTGGATGTATGTGGTTGCCCGCGGCGGAGCTTGGATCTATCCAAGTGTGGGGATGGGTGATTTCGCACTTGCCGAGAACGACCGGGTACTTGTCTATTACGGCGGAGATAACACACAGGTGGTAGAATCGGTAACGGTCTCCCCTGCGCAGCCGCAGCCAGGACAAGATATTACTGTAAAAGTGACGCAGAAGCAGTGGGTCTGGAACAATGACACCTTTACGTCCGATCCGGTTACTTCACCGGCTGCGGGGGTACAAGTGACCATCGGCGGTAAAACGGCGGTTACGGATGCTGCGGGTTCGGCTGTTTTTGCCGGTGGCCTGGCAGCGAATAAATACACCCTTACCCTTACCGGGTATCTCAAAGACAACACGCCTGCTGTTGTCCGTTACGTACAGCCGCTTACTGTAGCTTCTGCTGCTGCGGACCGTGCGGCTTTTGCCGATGTGAAGTCGATCTCGCCTTGGGCATTGGAGTCCGTATACACGGCATATGACCGCAAGCTTATGGGCGGCATCAGTGAGAGCAGTCTTGTCTTTGCACCGAAACAGAATATTACCCGTGCGGAGTTTGCAGCGCTGCTGCTGAGATTGACCGGCAATGAGCCGTCTGCGGCAACATCTGCCCAGAGTTTCAGTGATGTTAAAGCGGATGCGTGGTATTATGGAGCAGTGAACAAAGCCAAGGAACTGGGCATGATCAGCGGTGTGACAGCTACGGCGTTCAAACCGGACGGCCTCGTTACACGTGAGGATATGGCTGTAATGATTATGAGAGCATTCAAGCTGGATGCTGCTTCAGCCGTTGCCGGAATCGGGAAATTCTCTGATGAGGATCAGATCAGTGAATACGCGTTGACTGCAGTGCGCACTGTGACCGGACTTGGGCTGATGAGCGGCACCGGCGGTGAATTCAAGCCTTCTGCGGCTGTTACCCGGGAAATGGCTGCGGCAGTGGCGGTTAGATTGCCTTAG
- a CDS encoding beta-mannanase codes for MRYAEVHSAAPAIAEVVSRVEDRFCTLRWRWPDGVQAVCIHKAAADAPEDGETPPSGMKLYTREEYKANNGFRDRLDEIGLVAYTIYARLSENGETLLVRQQDGSNRVVVSAGKARIYYSVQHKKGLFSKLKTVHMTITAEVPVPMEVLCYVKKRDGQPSSKEDGTRFPFVQDFSPGRNQLPPIEVGKDDFIRIFFTDGRKYGLYYELVPE; via the coding sequence ATGAGGTACGCCGAGGTTCATTCTGCAGCGCCGGCTATTGCCGAGGTAGTGTCCAGAGTGGAGGACCGGTTCTGCACGCTGCGCTGGCGCTGGCCGGATGGCGTGCAGGCAGTGTGTATTCATAAAGCCGCTGCGGACGCGCCGGAGGACGGGGAGACCCCGCCTTCCGGCATGAAGCTGTATACCCGTGAGGAATACAAAGCGAACAACGGTTTCCGTGACCGGCTCGACGAGATCGGGCTGGTGGCTTACACCATTTATGCCCGGCTCAGCGAGAACGGGGAGACCTTGCTGGTACGCCAGCAGGACGGCAGCAATAGAGTGGTAGTCAGTGCAGGCAAGGCGAGAATCTATTATTCCGTTCAGCACAAAAAAGGCCTGTTCAGCAAGCTGAAAACGGTACATATGACCATTACCGCCGAGGTTCCGGTACCGATGGAAGTACTCTGCTACGTCAAAAAACGGGACGGCCAGCCCTCCTCCAAGGAGGACGGCACACGCTTCCCGTTCGTTCAGGATTTTAGCCCGGGCCGCAACCAGCTCCCGCCGATTGAGGTCGGCAAAGATGATTTTATCCGCATTTTTTTCACGGACGGCCGCAAATATGGCTTGTACTATGAACTGGTTCCGGAGTAA
- a CDS encoding ATP-binding cassette domain-containing protein, which yields MEILQAEHVSFRYPEEDRDSLHELSFTIEEGEFVVLCGPSGCGKTTLLRHLKRELAPVGSFSGTIAYKGQLLPELPASVAAGEIGMVFQNPDAQIVMDTVWHELAFSMENLGMAPAVMRTRLAEICGLFALEPLLYRSVHELSGGQKQLLNLASVLLLQPKVLLLDEPTSQLDPVAAREFIMALQRLNEELGVTVIISEHRLEEVLPLADRVLLLEEGVLQLNASPRDFARQAGGAAAAGRQDYLPAAARLCLSLSQPAAAAVPDNIPLTVREGRRWLHSLKAEAAAGVPGPETAAAPGAPSRNHGRPQAALPAASAETLLSCREVTFRYEKEGQEVLRKLTMTLKRGELLAVMGGNGAGKSTLLHVLSGQMKPQRGKVMSSKGVTTGLLAQNPLLYFSYDTVAEELQHMAQVAGLPAEAAEREIEALLEVFQLREVLQSHPHDLSGGQQQQAALAMIMLLKPDILLLDEPTKGLDPAAKDRLAALLQQLRAQGASLLIVTHDVEFAARHASRCALLFDGSITAEGAPEDFFSANYFYTTAVNRMVRDWLPQALTMEDVIQAWPGSAPRC from the coding sequence ATGGAGATCCTCCAGGCGGAACATGTATCCTTCCGTTATCCCGAAGAAGACAGGGACTCGCTCCATGAGCTCTCGTTCACAATAGAAGAGGGTGAATTCGTGGTGCTCTGCGGCCCGTCCGGCTGCGGCAAAACAACACTGCTGCGTCATCTCAAACGCGAGCTCGCCCCGGTAGGTTCGTTCAGCGGAACAATAGCCTACAAAGGACAGCTGCTGCCGGAGCTTCCTGCCTCCGTTGCCGCCGGGGAGATCGGGATGGTGTTCCAGAACCCGGATGCACAGATCGTGATGGATACAGTCTGGCATGAGCTGGCGTTCTCCATGGAGAATCTGGGCATGGCTCCTGCTGTGATGCGGACCCGGCTGGCCGAGATCTGCGGGTTATTCGCGCTGGAGCCGCTGCTCTACAGATCTGTACATGAGCTGTCCGGCGGACAAAAGCAATTGCTCAATCTCGCTTCAGTGCTGCTCCTTCAGCCTAAGGTATTGCTGCTGGATGAACCGACCTCCCAGCTCGATCCGGTGGCTGCCAGAGAATTCATCATGGCGCTGCAGCGGCTGAATGAGGAGCTGGGGGTGACGGTTATTATCAGCGAGCACCGGCTGGAAGAGGTGCTGCCGCTCGCTGACCGTGTGCTGCTGCTGGAGGAAGGGGTTCTGCAGCTGAACGCCAGCCCGCGGGATTTCGCGCGGCAGGCAGGCGGTGCAGCAGCGGCGGGGCGGCAGGATTATCTGCCTGCCGCCGCCAGGCTCTGCCTCTCCTTGTCACAGCCCGCAGCAGCGGCTGTGCCGGATAACATTCCGCTGACTGTGCGTGAAGGCAGACGCTGGCTGCATTCCCTGAAGGCGGAAGCCGCAGCCGGTGTCCCTGGTCCTGAAACAGCTGCAGCGCCGGGAGCCCCAAGCCGTAACCACGGCAGGCCTCAGGCCGCTCTCCCGGCAGCCTCTGCAGAGACCCTGCTCTCCTGCCGGGAAGTGACCTTCCGGTATGAGAAGGAAGGGCAGGAGGTGCTGAGGAAGCTCACAATGACGCTGAAGCGCGGGGAGCTGCTGGCGGTGATGGGCGGGAACGGCGCAGGGAAATCGACATTGCTGCATGTGCTGAGCGGCCAGATGAAGCCGCAGCGCGGTAAGGTGATGTCCTCCAAAGGCGTTACAACCGGACTGCTGGCCCAGAACCCGCTGCTCTATTTCAGTTATGATACTGTGGCTGAGGAGCTGCAGCATATGGCACAGGTTGCCGGGCTGCCGGCGGAAGCGGCAGAGCGGGAGATTGAGGCCCTGCTGGAAGTATTCCAGCTCCGGGAGGTACTGCAGAGCCATCCGCATGATCTCAGCGGCGGACAGCAGCAGCAGGCGGCGCTTGCCATGATCATGCTGCTGAAGCCGGATATCCTGCTGCTGGATGAGCCTACTAAGGGGCTGGACCCGGCGGCCAAGGACAGGCTCGCCGCCTTGCTTCAGCAACTGCGCGCCCAGGGGGCAAGCCTGCTTATCGTAACGCATGATGTGGAGTTTGCTGCAAGACATGCTTCCCGCTGTGCGCTGCTGTTTGATGGAAGCATCACGGCGGAAGGCGCGCCGGAGGATTTTTTCAGCGCTAATTATTTCTATACTACAGCAGTAAACCGGATGGTCCGGGACTGGCTGCCGCAGGCATTGACAATGGAGGATGTGATTCAGGCATGGCCCGGTTCCGCGCCCCGCTGCTGA